The following nucleotide sequence is from uncultured Draconibacterium sp..
TTCAACTTGCAACTGGCTCCTAAAGGGACAGAATTTCAGCAAAAAATATGGAAACTCGTACAAAAAGTTGATTTTGGTACAACTGCCAGCTACCTCGATATTGCGATTCAATCCGGTTCTGAAAAGAATACGCGTGCTGTAGGGCTGGCAAATGGTAAAAATCCAATACCTATCATAATTCCTTGTCATCGTATTGTTGGAAGCTCGGGAAAACTCACCGGTTATGCAGGAGGTTTGGAACGTAAACGTTGGCTGCTAAACCATGAGCTTTCTCACACTCCTACTATAGGCAGATTGTTCTAATTATGGGAATATTGTCCCAATATGAAGAACAGAATCAGTACTAAAAAAACCTTACATTACTGAATACTTGATCCTTACAAATTACGGCATACCATTTGTTTATTTATTTATGAAATCAGGAAGATAAAAAATAAGGAAACTGATATAGTTAACCTTAAGAAATGGAACTCAATTTTGGGTTCCATTTTCTTTTGCAGGAAGTCTGATATATCCTTATATTCACACAAAAAAATTTATGCATAAAAAGTTAAGCCTCGTTGTTCTGTTGTTCTTCCTGGTGGGTACTTCGTTTGCCCAGGAAAGATATACGGCCGACTTGTTTGATGAAATACGAGTAGAAACAGCTACTTATGCTACCAAGGATGGCGAAAATCTGGATATGGATATTTACCTTCCGCAAAACGATTACGAGAAGGAACGTGCTACTATAATTTATGTACACGGTGGTGGTTTTAGTGGTGGCCAAAGAGATGGCGAAAATATTAAAACATTTTGTACACGCCTGGCAAACTACGGCTATGTGGTGGCTTCCATATCGTACCGTTTAACCCGCAAAGGAAAACCGGAAGGTTTTGGCTGCGATTGCCCCGCTACCGAAAAACTGAATACAATTTATGCCGCCAACGAAGATTTACTGGATGCCGCCTATTTTCTGATAGAAAATCGTCATCAATACGCCATTAACCCACAACAAATAATTCTTTCGGGAAGTAGTGCCGGAGCAGAAACCGTTTTGTACACTGCTTACCAGCCGCCTTATTGTTATGGTCTGGATTCAGGCCCGGTTTCGTTTGCAGGTGTAATTGGCATGGCCGGCGCCATTCCGGATACTACGGCATTATACGATGAATCGGCAATTCCGTCGCTTTTATTCCACGGAACAGACGATAACCTGGTACCTTATGGAACTGCACCTCATCATTATTGCGATGAAGATAAGGCTGGTTATTGGATTATACACGGCTCAGAAACTATTGCCGAAAAACTCGACCAATTGGAAGTTCCTTACTGGTTGCACACATCGTGTGGTGCCGCTCATGAAATAAACATTTCGCCTGTAGAAGATTATTTCGATGTAATTATTGAATTTTGTAAGCAGTTTGCCATTGAAAAAGATGGCGACCAGCGTCATACAATTATTAAAGGCAAACAAAACAGAGAAAAATACTCAACCTATAACTACTGTTCAGAATGAAACGAATAATTTTAAGCCTATTAATCATTCTTCCATCAATTCTAGTTGCACAGCAAATAAATGTAATGACATTCAATATTCGGATGAATACTGCCAGCGATGGAATTAATGCCTGGCCAAACCGGATTGAAATGGTAAACGGATTGTTGCATTTTCATGATCCCGATGTTTTTGGTTTGCAGGAAGCCTTGTACGGTCAGATTTTAGACATTGAAAAAGGTTTACCCGAATACAAATGGTTTGGTGTTGGCCGCGACGATGGTGATAAAGCCGGCGAGTTTATGCCGATCTTCTACAATCCGAAAAAATTAATTCTTGAAGAAAAAGGACATTTCTGGTTATCAGAAAACTGCGATGAGCCAGGACTGGGCTGGGATGCCGCTTGCAACCGTATTGTTACCTGGGGGAAATTTAAATCGAAAGTTACCGGAAAAAAATTCTTTGTTTTTAATACGCATTTTGACCATGTAGGTGTGGAAGCCCGGAAAAATTCAGCAAAATTGATTCATGAAAAAATGGAAGAGTTTACTGCGGGATTAAGTTTGCCGGTAATTCTTACGGGTGATTTTAACCTAACTCCGGAAACACAACCAATAGCGCTGATAAAAGGATACATGAGCGACAGCCGCGAAGTTACACAAGAACCTCCTTACGGACCAGTTGGAACTTTCAACGGTTTTAAACCGGGCAGCGAAGGCGATAACCGCATCGATTACATTTTTGTGAACGACAAAATTAAGGTATTGGAATACGCAGCCATCAGCGATACTTACGAAAACCGATCGCCATCTGATCATTTGCCGGTTTTTGTGCAAATACAGTTGAAATAAGAATTGTTCTCGCAGATTACATAGATCTCTGCAGATAAGTATCCGAAAAAGTTCAGCGTAATCTGCGAGAAATGTTTTCAATCCGAATCTTCCAATTCAAATATCTCATTTACCGGCTTTTCAAAAATCTTTGAGATTTTCAAGGCTAAAACTGTAGATGGCACATACCTCCCCTTTTCGATGGAATTAATGGTTTGGCGCGAAACACCAATCAATTTAGCCAAATCGTCTTGTGTGAGGTCTTTAATGGCACGTTCTATTTTTAGCCTATTCTGCACTTCTTATTTTTGATTTGGTAACGTAATAATTCAATAAATACATTAACAACATAAATGTAATCACCTGAATGGCAGGAACCAATTCAAATTCATCGCCATGAATAAATTCAATGGCTGTAAAAATAAACACATAAGCGAAACCAAGAACTGTACTCCGATAAAACGATTTTAACCGAATAAGATTAGACATCTCATCTTCCTGTTTATCGCGCGAGAAACAAATCAGGAATAGACCTAAATTTACAACTGTTAATCCAAGGTAGTTTTTACCTTCAATAAGCAAATTGACATAAAATGGAATAGTAGCCGACAATAGCACAATAACAATTCCAATGATTTTTATCCAACGGGGAAATAATTTTAACTTTTTAAAAACCTCGTATTCACTCTTCTCTGTAAAAAGCCACAAAAACATGCTGAGAAAAACAATTGCAGCTATTAGAAAGATTATTGATTTTGGGTCCATAATTAATTATTCTCTTTTCGTAGTTTATAAAGGGTAAAATAAAAGTAGAGTGTGGCAATTAACAATCCACCTCCCATGAATGCCTGAATGATAAAATTACTCCATTCTCTGCCACCGGAATCATTAATTCGAGAAGCCCCCAATGCACAACACATAGCAACAAAACTTACAAACGAATAGGAAAATGCTTTAAACCTAACTTGTTCAGAGAATTCATCTTCTGTCTTTTGTTTCGAGAAGAATATTAAGAATAATGCCAGGTTAAAAACTGAAATTATCATTTCATTCTTGTTTACTATAGAGTTTCGAAAAATTAATATTGCCAACAAAGCAACAGTCGCAAAGATTAATGCCACTGCTTTAAACCAATTTGGCAACAGCCGAAATTTTCGCTCATATAAATCAAAATTTAAAGAAGAAGAAGGAATGATGTAATAAAGTAGTCCGATATAAATGCAAAAAACGATAATGCTGTAAGCTTCCATTGGTGTAAACTTTACTGTTCAATATGACAAACATACTTTACATTTTATAAAAAGTCAAGTTTTCTTTACATTTTTACAACATCTTTTTGAATCACAAGAAATAAAGCATTTTATCATAAAACATGACTTTTATCTTTCAGAATGCTGTTTGATAATTGACAAGTTTTACATTTCTTAGCGGAATGTTTGAAAATATTGGCGAACTCATTATAAAAATCTCCGATGGAATTTGGGGAGCTCCGATACTTATCCTGCTGCTTGGTGGCGGGTTTTATTTTTTGGTTTATTCGCGTTTGGCGCCACTCCGTTACATCGGTCATGCCCTAAAAATCCTCACCGGAAAATACGACGATCCGAATGAAGCGGGGCAGTTGCGCCACTACCAGGCACTTTCTACTGCATTGGCAGGAACAGTTGGTATGGGAAATATCAGCGGAGTTGCCGTTGCCATTACCATGGGCGGACCGGGAGCCATTTTTTGGATGTGGGTTTCGGCATTGTTGGGTATCAGCACCAAGTTTTTTACCTGTTCGCTGGCGGTTATGTTCCGAGGCAAAGATTCAGCAGGCGAAATTCAGGGTGGCCCTATGTACTACATCACCGAAGGATTGGGGAAAAACTGGCGCCCTGTAGCTGTCTTTTTCTCACTGATGGCTATGATTGGTGTTTCGCCGCTCTTTCAAGCTAACCAGCTCACCCAAATGATTCGCGATGTAGTGTTGGTACCGAATAACGTCGAAGGTTCATTCACTTCCGATCTTGTTACCGGAATTATAATCGCCATAATTGTTGGACTGGTTGTTATCGGGGGGATTAAACGTATCGGAAAAGTTACCGGAAGACTCGTGCCCACCATGGTTGTTATTTACACGGCAACCGTGCTTTATGTAATTTTCTCACACCCCTCAGCCATACTTCCTGCCTTTAGAACCATTTTTGAGGATGCTTTTACCGGCAATGCGGTATTAGGTGGATCGCTCGGCGCAATTATAATTACCGGTGTGCGGCGCGCGGCCTTTTCAAACGAGGCCGGATTGGGAACCGCGCCAATGGCGCACGGTGCTGCCAAAACCAACGAACCCATTCGCGAGGGCCTGGTTGCCATGCTTGGGCCAATTATCGATACCATTATAGTTTGTACCATGACAGCCCTGGCCATTATTGTTACCGATACCTGGCTCGAAAGTAATGCCGATGGTATTACGCTTACTGCTCAGGCTTTTGATTCTGCCATCCCGATATTCGGTAAATATATCCTATCCATTTGTGCCATTTTCTTTAGCATGTCAACCATGTTCGCCTTTCCATACTACGGTGTAAAATGCCTTGGTTTTGTTGCCGGAGTAAAATACCAACACATATATAACTACGTTTTTGTTGCGGTAATACTTATAGGAGCCGTTTCAAACCTTAGGGTAATTATTGGCTTAATCGACATCTCCTTTGCCCTGATGGCCTTCCCGACAGTTATCACAACTATACTTTTATCGCCACATGTAAAAAGGGCTGCCAAGGATTATTTTGCGCGGTTAAAGGTGGAAAAACTGAATAGCAAATAATTTTCTTCCTTTTATTTCCAGGGCCTACAACTCTCTTATGCTGAATAAGATTTGATTAAACACATATAATATTGAAACAATATTCAAAATTCAGTAGAATCTTCTCACTTGTGGGAAGA
It contains:
- a CDS encoding endonuclease/exonuclease/phosphatase family protein, whose translation is MKRIILSLLIILPSILVAQQINVMTFNIRMNTASDGINAWPNRIEMVNGLLHFHDPDVFGLQEALYGQILDIEKGLPEYKWFGVGRDDGDKAGEFMPIFYNPKKLILEEKGHFWLSENCDEPGLGWDAACNRIVTWGKFKSKVTGKKFFVFNTHFDHVGVEARKNSAKLIHEKMEEFTAGLSLPVILTGDFNLTPETQPIALIKGYMSDSREVTQEPPYGPVGTFNGFKPGSEGDNRIDYIFVNDKIKVLEYAAISDTYENRSPSDHLPVFVQIQLK
- a CDS encoding alanine/glycine:cation symporter family protein — encoded protein: MFENIGELIIKISDGIWGAPILILLLGGGFYFLVYSRLAPLRYIGHALKILTGKYDDPNEAGQLRHYQALSTALAGTVGMGNISGVAVAITMGGPGAIFWMWVSALLGISTKFFTCSLAVMFRGKDSAGEIQGGPMYYITEGLGKNWRPVAVFFSLMAMIGVSPLFQANQLTQMIRDVVLVPNNVEGSFTSDLVTGIIIAIIVGLVVIGGIKRIGKVTGRLVPTMVVIYTATVLYVIFSHPSAILPAFRTIFEDAFTGNAVLGGSLGAIIITGVRRAAFSNEAGLGTAPMAHGAAKTNEPIREGLVAMLGPIIDTIIVCTMTALAIIVTDTWLESNADGITLTAQAFDSAIPIFGKYILSICAIFFSMSTMFAFPYYGVKCLGFVAGVKYQHIYNYVFVAVILIGAVSNLRVIIGLIDISFALMAFPTVITTILLSPHVKRAAKDYFARLKVEKLNSK
- a CDS encoding helix-turn-helix transcriptional regulator; translation: MQNRLKIERAIKDLTQDDLAKLIGVSRQTINSIEKGRYVPSTVLALKISKIFEKPVNEIFELEDSD
- a CDS encoding methylated-DNA--[protein]-cysteine S-methyltransferase — encoded protein: MNSPVGWLKLQSTEADLTAISFDVEKAEDSTDQPTILIDTASQLQEYFAGKRKDFNLQLAPKGTEFQQKIWKLVQKVDFGTTASYLDIAIQSGSEKNTRAVGLANGKNPIPIIIPCHRIVGSSGKLTGYAGGLERKRWLLNHELSHTPTIGRLF
- a CDS encoding alpha/beta hydrolase, which produces MHKKLSLVVLLFFLVGTSFAQERYTADLFDEIRVETATYATKDGENLDMDIYLPQNDYEKERATIIYVHGGGFSGGQRDGENIKTFCTRLANYGYVVASISYRLTRKGKPEGFGCDCPATEKLNTIYAANEDLLDAAYFLIENRHQYAINPQQIILSGSSAGAETVLYTAYQPPYCYGLDSGPVSFAGVIGMAGAIPDTTALYDESAIPSLLFHGTDDNLVPYGTAPHHYCDEDKAGYWIIHGSETIAEKLDQLEVPYWLHTSCGAAHEINISPVEDYFDVIIEFCKQFAIEKDGDQRHTIIKGKQNREKYSTYNYCSE